The following is a genomic window from Phyllobacterium zundukense.
GCATCGTAACCAAAATTGAGAGAGAAATGCCCAGCTTGGCCGATCGTGGCCTCGACCGCAGCGATTTCTTGGCTAAGTCTTCCCTTCAGAGGTCCAGACATATATTGACGTGCGGCTTCGTCGACCTCTTCCGCCAGTGCCTTTTGCTGCTTGGTCACCGAGGAGAGAGCGGCGATCTCGCTCTCTGTCGGTACTTTCAGGTCGGCTTTATAAATGCCGATGTCGATATCTTCGGAGAAGCGATTTATCAGGCCGTAGGCTTTGCTGAGGCTGGTACCCCCCTTGAAGTAAAGACCGATCGGATCGTCGGCGCGTCCGTTGAATAGGAAGTCGAGGACCCAGCAAACGTATAGGTCTTTTTCGATATTCTCAGCTCGCGTTTGTAGGTCGGAAGCCACCGTTTCGAACAAGGCCCGGCGCTCATCGGCGCTACTGCGAAGCACATTAATGAAGCCCTGGCGCATTTCCTTCCTCTGCGACGCGAATGTCGCGCGTTATTGTCTCCACCACGGGATACATCCAGGCAGGAAGCGCGCGAATGTTATCGCGCAGGTCCTGGACGATCGATCGCTTTTGCGAGCTTTGCGCGAGGTGACGGACAATACCATCGACGATGGTCTCGAAATTCGATCGTTCATCTCGAAACCAGGTGAGGGCCTGGACGATCCGCATGGCGGGTCGCCCCGCCCAAAATGCCGTTTTTGCCGCTATTCGCTTGAAATCGAGCCGGTAGATTACCGGCTTCGCTGCGTTCGGATCGCCGGAATTGGCTTCGATCTCAATCGTACGGGGGTAGGTATCCGCATAGATCGTCGAACGGGCGGGGACAGCTGTCGTCAAACCAAGGTCGTTCGCGGCTGTCATTCCGTCGACAAGGACGCGCAACTTGTCACGCCGCGCAATTGCATCGATGAATGCGGCGCGCGGCGGGAACACCATTTTTCCAGTCAGCTGGCTGATGCCTGGCTTATCGTAGAAGCCTCGATATGGGCGCCGGATATCTCCCCGGCTGGTAAGCCTCTGCAGCGCCTTCTCGACGGCGTGGGGTGTTCCGATATCGAGGAAGTCGTCACGCGACCATACGCCCCCGGGGGACGCGGCCGCTATGCGATCGCGAATGCGTTCAAGAGTGTCGGACGTCGGATCAGGCATGTCTCTCAACCTTCTGACCGAAGATTATATATAAATTTTGGTCAGTAGCAACCAATCAATCTTACTGACCAAAATTTATATCGAAAGTTTGGTCAGTAGCGGGCTTAGGACCCACTCGCCGGTATCGAAGCCAAGTCCTTTTCGGTCCAGATTGCCGTCGCCCGATCAGGCCGGGCGGATGGCTGCGCTGAAGCCTTGGTTTCAAGTCTTCACTCATGCGGGCTGCCATGCCTGACGCGCTCATCGCTCAGATCTGCACAGGGAGCGGACCCATGACCAGCGGTCCCTTCGAAAAAGAGCTGCTGGTGCAACGCGATCCGCTGCGTACAAGCAGCCGCACCAACCGGGCGTTGCCAATCCCGCTCTCTTGTCTGGCATCCCGCCCGTTTGATCCGGGCCCGGCCGCGGTCATGTCGAACGACCTCAGCCTTAACGCCGCCATCGGCATAACAGCCTCGCGCAAAACCACGCACTCGATCTTGCCCGGACCCTGATGGTCCCGGTCACCCTCTTTGAGGTCGAAGGACAGATCGGAGTTTATCTGAACAGTCAACCTGTCTCACAGGCCTTTTCGTCCCGCGATCGGGATGACGTCGTAGCCGTAACGTCGTTGTTCCATGAGCTCGCATAGCGCACGAACTTGATGATGCTGGGCAAGGATGTCATTGATGGCACTGTTCGGCTCGGGTGGCATCAGCCCGTTGATCCGCCGTGTTGTACCGTTCCCTGGACTCGGCAACCGCATGGCGGAAAGCCTCCAGCACCTTGGAAGCGCGGTTCGCGGTTGCCCGGCTCCCACCTGCCTCGAGGGCGAGATTGACTGTCATGAGCGTGGTGAGATTCGCGATCGTTCACTCGACAGCCAATCATTTCGTGCTTCCGGTCGGAATCTCGTCGTCAGCGCCATTATTCAGTGGAATACAGACTACCTTGCCAAATACCCCCGGAACCCGGCCATTGCGGGAAACCGCCGCGGTACTTCATCGAGCATGAGCCGTCGTTCGTACCTGTTCACGGTTCATCCAAGGTCCCGTACAATTTCGGGGTGTTCTTGTCATGGCCCCATTCAGCTCGTTCTGCCACGCACAATACAAAATGGACCGATTGGCGACAATCTGACGGCCTGCAACCCCTCACTCGTCCAATCCCGTCATGGGCAGTCTGTCCCACCGCTCCGAGGTCAGCAGTCATGCATCGTCCCACAAGCGCGCCTTGGTTGAGAATATTTTGTCCCGATAGCGGCGAAGTTCGGGCTTGGTTTTCCTTCTTTATCTCACGGCTCTTGTTAGTGTTCCTGCGCGGCAGCATGTGCGCTGTTTTGTTTCAAAGGATCCTCCCATGTCCAATCCGACCGTCGTCGGCCTTTCCGGCAACTTCCAGCGCCCATCAAAAACACGATCACTTGTCGCCAACGTGGTCAGCCGGATCAGTCATCGATATGGGCTTGCTTCCGAAGTTTTCGATCTGGTTGATTTCGGTGACAACCTTGGCGCGGCCCGCTACGCCAATGATCTTGACGCTCCCTCAACGCAAATTGTCGAGAAGATCCTGGCGGCTGACGTTCTCGTGGTTGGGACCCCGACATACAAGGGGAGCTACACCGGGCTTTTCAAGCACCTCATCGATTTAATCGATCCGCTGGCCTTGCAGGGCAAACCCATTCTCCTGACCGCCACGGGAGGCAGTGACCGCCATGCGTTGATTGTCGAACACCAGCTGCGACCGCTCTTTGGTTTCTTCATGGCACACACATTGCCGACGGGTGTTTTTGCTGTAGATCGCGACTTTCTGGACTACGAAATTGCAACTGCCCACATCGACGCACGGATCACCCAGGCCGTAAGTGAGGTCCGTCCGTTTGTGGCGGCCGAAAGGTCCGTTGTAAATAGCGCTGCGGAATAACGGGATCGGCCTCTCTTCGTGTCATATGTGTGTGAAGAAACTGGAGCATTATCTTGCGAAGCGGCGTGGAACCGGAATGTCACAGGAACGTTTTCAGCGCATGATCAAATCCTTCCCTCCAGTAACAATCGAAGCCGCCTGGTTGGGCAAGCCAACGAATATCTGTTCCGTCACGCAAGCAGCCGAGTTTCTGCTTATGAAATGGCCGATACATGACGGACCCAAATTAAAGATTGCCCGCCAGCTGTGCTTTGACGCCCTCGAAGGGAAAGCGAGCGCTGCGGATGCGCGTTCGGCATTTATTGGTGCAGCGAAAGAAGCCAACATCTTCCACGACTATCTGAGAAAGAGCGCTTAGTCAGCTCTTTCCCTGGTCTCGCCTGAGCCGGTTCATCGCAGCCGATTTCCCAGAGCGACCGTGGTTCGCAGAGTGCTGGAGAGCATTCGGATCACTGCGGTCATGGGCTAAGGCCAGTGCCGTGTCCGCCATGTCGGCAGAGATGTCACGATCCATTGGGCCGGATTTGGGCGCCTGCACCTTCGCGTGGTTCATACGTCGGTTCGCTCGGTCACACATTCATGCGCCAACGGAAATTGGACCGCATCCAAGTTTAGCCCCAGCCATACAATTAGATCGTCGCTGCCAAATATACGCATCAGCCGTTTCACGTCGGGCGTTCATTTTGGAATGCCTTTCTTTTACGGAGGCCGCCAAATCCTTAATCTCCAGTAAAGTGGTATAGATAAGGCAATGTGGTATGCAGCGCTTAAAAATTTTGGGTTTGTCAGGCAATATCAGCCGGCCATCGCGCACGGCGTCCCTTGTCCGGGCAATTACCGCGGCGGTTGGAAAGCTATTCGATGTTGATGGCCGGGTTATTGAACTCGCCGATGCGGCGCCGGTCCTTTTCCGTGCTTTAAGAGCTGATCAACTGGACAAGGCGGGGCGCGATATTATTGATGCCGTCGAAGCGGCAGATATCCTCGTCGTCGGTTCGCCTGTGTATAGAGCCTCCTATACGGGTGCTCTCAAGCATCTGTTCGATCTTGTGCACTTCCGCGCATTGACGGGAAAACACATCATCCTTGCTGCTACCGGCGGCACGCAGCTGCATGGATTAGTTACCGAACACCAGCTCCGTCCGCTCTTCGGCTTTTTCAATGCGCTGACAATTCCGACGGCGGTCTATGCGACTGAGGCCGAATTTACTGGACACGAGCTGACCAGTCCCGACGTCGCGAAACGCATCGATCGTTCGGTGACGGAACTCGCCCAGCTGTTTCGTCGTGCCGATGCCAATTCCGGCAACAGCCGCTCAAGTCCGCAGCGGGAAATTGTTTTGGCGCAAACCTGATTTCATCTTGAAGGGGAATTTACATGTCACAGATAAAAAGAGAGCCGGTTAAATTTGCCTATTGGGTCCCGAACGTATCGGGAGGTCTGGTCATATCCAATATCGAACAGCGCACGAGCTGGGATATTGATTACAATCGCAAACTGGCCCAGATCGCCGAAGCAAACGGTTTTGACTATGCGCTGAGCCAGATCAGGTTCACAGCCGGTTATGGTGCTGACAATCAGCATGAATCCGTGTCTTTCAGCCACGCGCTGCTGGCAGCGACGACGAAATTGAAAGTGATTGCTGCCCTCTTGCCGGGACCCTGGAATCCGGCGCTGGCTGCGAAGCAGATTGCCACCATCAACCATCTCACCAACGGACGTGTTGCAGTCAATATTGTCAGCGGCTGGTTCCGGGGTGAATTTGCAGCAATTGGCGAGCATTGGCTTGATCACGACGAGCGCTATCGACGCTCGGAGGAGTTCATCCGGACTCTGCGTGGTATCTGGACAGAGGACAGCTTCACGTTCAAGGGCGATTTCTACCGGTTTAACGAATACTCGATGAAGCCGAAGCCGATTGATCCACTACCGGAAATTTTCCAGGGCGGCTCCTCGCGCGCCGCACGCGACATGGCCGCGCGTGTTTCCGATTGGTATTTTACGAACGGCAATACGCCAGCGGAAATCAGGAAGCAGGTGGATGACATCCGAGCCAAGGCTGCCGCTAACGGCCATTCGGTGAAAATTGGGGTGAATGCCTTTGCGATTGCTCGCGACACGGAAGTGGAAGCCCGCACTGTGTTGGACGAGATCATTGCCAAGGCGAACCCGGAGGCGGTGCAGGGCTTTGCCGATCAGGTGAAGAATGCCGGTAAGGCCTCGCCGGAAGGCGAGGGGAACTGGGCCAAGTCGTCTTTCGAGGATCTGGTACAATACAATGACGGCTTCCGCAGCAATCTCATCGGCACGCCAGAGCAGATTGCGGAGCGCGTGATCGATCTCAAGAATGCTGGTGCAGATCTTATCCTGCTCGGCTTCCTGCATTTCCAGGAAGAGGTCGAGTTTTTTGGCAAGCATGTGATCCCGTTGATCCGGAAACTGGAAAAGGCGGAAACGGTTACGGCCGTGGCAGCCGAATAATCCACAACGACCAAGACCGGCAGACCTGTTCTGTCAGCCAAACCAAGCGCTGTATCGTAGCCCGTATCGTATCGGGTCTGCGAAGGGGATTTTGTGTTCTGTCGTATCGATTTGATCGAACGGGAAATGGGCCTGGAGAGACGCAGAAAATGCATTCGATAAACTACCTTCACGAAGGTCCCGCCACCGTTGCCTTTCGGGAGCCGGTGGCCACCCCGGAAATCGAGCTGATGAGGCAGGTCGAGTGGCCACCCCAACAGCCGGATACTATTCTCGGTCTCGAGGGGATCAGCCTCTCCTTTGGGGGAGTCGTTGCACTCCATAATATTGACCTCACTGTGCGATCGGGCGAAATACGCGCGATTATTGGTCCCAATGGTGCTGGCAAAAGCTCCTTGATCAATATCATCAGTGGCGTTTACAGGCCCGGACGCGGCCAGGTTCGGATCGGGGCCAATCGCTTCGCCCGGGTGCCGACCCAAAAACTTGCTCACCTTGGAATTGCGCGGTCGTTCCAGAATCTTGCGCTGTTCAAGGGATTGAGCGTCGTCGACAACGTCATCTCCGGTCGAGCATATAAGGTCCGTTCGACCTTTCTCGCGCAGGTACTGGGACTTGGTCTCTCGCGCCGCGAAGAGGTAGATGCCCGCGAACGTGCGGCCCAAATACTGGATTTCCTCGATCTTACCCACGTCAGCGATCGTCTGGCAGGTAGTTTACCCTATGGATTGCAAAAGCGCGTCGAACTCGCACGCGCGATGGTCGCGGAACCGGCGATCCTGCTGCTTGATGAGCCGATGGCTGGAATGACCGCTCCAGAGAAAGCCGAGATGAGCGAATTCGTTCGTGCCGCCAACCGGGAATATGGCACGACAATTATCCTCGTTGAACATGATATCGGCGTGGTCATGGGCCTTTCCGACCATATTGCCGTTCTCGACTATGGTCGCAAAATTGCCGATGGCACGCCCGAAGAAATCCGCGCCGATCAGGGCGTGATTGATGCCTATCTCGGCGTTACTCCGGAAAATATCGATGGTGAGGGGATTTGATGGTTGAGTTCGATTGGCTCTTCTTCTTCGAGGTTTTGATTGGCGGCCTGCTATCAGGCGTCATGTATTCACTCGTCGCGATCGGTTTTGTGCTGATCTACAAGACTTCGGGCGTGTTGAATTTTGCTCAAGGGGCGATGCTGCTTTTTGCGGCACTCACCTTCGTCAGCCTGGTGGAGAGAGCTGTCCCATTTGCGTTGGCGCTGGCAATCACATTTGCATTGATGGTCGCCATCGGGATTGCAATCGAGCGCGTTGTTCTCCGGCCTCTAACCAACAGATCGCCGATGACGCTCTTTATGGCCACTCTTGGGCTCTCCTATATCATCGAGGGTGCGGCGCAGCTGATATGGGGAACCCAGGTTCACGGCCTCGATCTCGGCATTGAAGACATTCCCTTCGACTTAGGCGGCATTTTCATCAGCCAGTTTGATCTCTTTGCTGCCGCTGTCGCAGCGAGCATGGTGGCGCTGTTATCGGTTTTCTTCCGGTATACTCGTGTCGGGCTCGCCTTTCGCGCAGTCGCGGATGATCAGTTCGCTGCTCTCGCAGTCGGTTTGCGCTTGCCATGGATTTGGGCAACCGTCTGGGCCGCCGCGGGGATCGTCGCGCTGGTTGCCGGTTTGCTGTGGGGCGCAAGGCTGGGCGTGCAATTTTCGCTGTCGCTCGTCGTGCTGAAGGCCCTGCCGGTTTTGGTCCTGGGTGGTTTCGATTCCATTCCGGGAGCGATTGTTGGCGGGCTATTGATTGGTGCCGCGGAGAAGCTCGCCGAGGTCTATATCGGTGAATATGTTGGCGGTGGCATTGAAAGCTGGTTTGCCTATGTCGTCGCGCTCGCGTTCCTGCTGGTATGCCCCTCCGGACTTTTCGGACAAAAGCTGGTGGAAAGGGTGTAGGCAATGACCGCTATCGCTTCCGATTTTTCCTCATCCCATCGGATTCCGGGATGGCTGCCTCCGGTCCTGCTGCTTGGCGTGGCCTATCTCGTTATTCCGTTCATCGGTACGAGCTATCTGTTCGAAGCCATCCTGCTGCCCTTCCTGGCGTTGAGCCTGGCTGGAGTGGGGCTCAACATTCTGACCGGCTATGCCGGGCAGGTGTCGCTCGGCAGCGCGGCATTCCTGGCGGTGGGTGCCTTCGCCGCGTATAATTTCAACCTTCGCGTCGAGGGGTTGCCGCTCATCGGCAGTATCATTCTGGCGGGGCTTGCTGCTGCAGCGATCGGCATTGTTTTTGGCCTGCCGAGCCTGCGTCTCAAAGGCTTCTATCTCGCGGTATCGACCCTTGCCGCGCAATTCTTCGTGCAATGGGCGCTGACGAAATTCAGCTGGTTTTCCAACGATTCCGCCTCGGGTGTGATCGATGCGCCGGCACTGTCGATCGCCGGCATTGCATTCAACGGAGCCGCCGGGCGCTACCTGTTCTCGTTGACGGTCGTAGTCCTGCTGACCTTTCTTGCTTATCGGCTGGTGTCCTCCCAATCAGGCCGCAATTTTATTGCCGTGCGCGACAATGAAGCGGCGGCTCGGATCATCGGCGTTCCCGTCCTGAAGACGAAACTCCTGGCCTTTGCCATATCGTCTTTCATTATCGGCGTTGCGGGGGTGCTCTGGGCTTTCGCTTACTTGAGAACAGTGGAGCCTGCCGGGTTCAATCTCGACCGGTCCTTCCAGATCCTGTTCATCATTATCATTGGCGGGCTCGCATCCATTCGCGGCGCGTTTTTCGGCGCTGCCCTCCTGGTGGTCCTGCCATTGGCTCTTTCCAGGCTCGGTTCGTTTTTGCTCGGAGACGTTTTCAATTCGGGCGTGCTCGACATGAGCCAGCGCATCGTTCTGGGTGCCTTGATCATTCTGTTTCTTATTCTGGAGCCCGACGGTCTGGTGTCGCTCTGGGACAGAATTCGAAAACGATCTGCCGCCGTCTTCGGACGGGTGTGATCCATGCCGGAGCCTGACCGCTCTCCCGCAATAAAACTACCTAGTAATCAACATCCGACCGGCAAATTTCTCCGGTCAACGAGAGGAGTGTATCCAGAAATGACGATTTTTAACAAACTCAAAGTCGCTGCGATTGCAGCAGGGCTGAGCCTTTCCATCGCGCTGCCGGCAGCCTATGCGGACCAGCAGTATTTTCCGCTGCAAAGCTACCGTGTCGGGCCCTATGCGGCCGGCGGCACCGGCTTCTTTGGTGGGTTCATTGACTACCTCAACCTCATCAACACCCGCGACGGCGGCGTGAATGGCGTCAAGCTCACCTGGTCGGAAGGCGAAACGCAGTACGAAGTGGAACGCGGCGTTGAAGTCTATGAGCGTCTCAAAAACAATCCCGGCGTCGCTGCCTGGAACCCACTTTCCGTCGGCATTGCCTACGCGATGATCGACCGCATTACAAAGGACAAGGTACCCTTGATCACCATCAATCACGGCCGTACCGATTCAACCGATGGGCGTGTTTTCCCCTATGTTTTTCCACTGTTGCTCAACCCCTATAGCGAGACGTCAGGCATCGTCAACTATATCGCCTCCAAGGAAGGCGGCCTGGAAAACCTCAAGGGCAAGAAGATTGTCGTGCTCTATCACGGCTCACCCTATGGCAAGGAAACCATTCCGATTTACGAACTTCTGGCGAAGAAATATGGCTTCGAACTGCAGCAGATCGAAGTGCCGCATCCCGGGAATGAACAGCAGGCGCAATGGCTGACGATCCGCCGCGCGAAACCCGACTACGTGGTGCTGCGCGGATGGGGAGTGATGAACCCCGTTGCATTGAAAAGCGCAGCCAAGGTTGGCTTCCCGGTTGATCATATTGTTGGCAATGTCTGGTCAAACTCCGAAGAAGATGCCATTCCGGCGGGCGATGCCGCTAAAGGCTATACGGCTATCACCACACAGGCATCCGGCGCCGAATATCCGGTTGTCAAAGAGATCGTCAAGACACTCTATGACAATGGCAAGGGCAACCTTGAGGACAAGAGCCGCATCGGCTCGGTCTACCACAACCTTGGCATTGTCAACGGGATCTTGAATGTCGAGGCTATCCGCATCGCTCAGGAAAAATTCGGCAAGCGGACGCTGACAGGCGACGAGGTGCGTTGGGGTTTCGAGCATCTGCAACTCGATCCGGCACGCGTTGAGGCACTGGGTGCCAAAGGCCTGTTCCATTCGATCAATGTCACCTGGGACAATCATGAGGGCAATGGCTACGTCACCTTCCAGCAGTGGGACGGCAAGAAATGGAATGTCGTCTCGGATTGGATAGCTCCAGACTGGGCCCTCCTTCGCCCGATCATCGAGAAGTCTGCCGAAGCCTACGCGGCAGAAAAAGGTATCAAATTACGCACCTCCGAACAGGCTGAAGCTGCAACCAACTGAAGCCAAGTCGAACCGGGCAGCGTCGCTGCCTGGTTCGACTGCCGTTGCTTCAGCCCAACCTCAGGAGATGATCGTATGGCCGACAAAGACTTTCTGCTTGCTATCGATGGTGTCAGAGCCACCTACAAACACGCCATCACGGCATTGCATGGGGTGAGCCTGACCGTCGGGCATGGCGAAATCGTTGCACTCCTTGGAGCAAACGGTGCGGGGAAGACAACAACGCTCAAGGGGATCTCGAACCTGCTTCCGGCGGAGCGGGGGCAGATCACAGCCGGCTCCATCAAGTTCGATGGGAGTGACGTGTCTGCCATCAGCCCGGCAGATCTCGTCCGGTCCGGCCTCGTGCAGGTGCTGGAAGGCCGTCATTGTTTCCGCAGCCTGACGGTCGAGGAAAATCTCATTACCGGCGGGATTGGCCGGAGCGCCAAGCGGGCAGAAATTGCCGATGATCTGGAAAATATCTATGCGTATTTCCCGCGCCTTAAAGAAAAGCGCCGGACACTGTCTGGCCTCACATCAGGTGGCGAGCAACAGATGACGGCAATTGGCAGGGCGCTGATGTCGCGTCCACGGCTGCTGGTGCTCGATGAGCCGTCGATGGGCCTTGCACCGCTGATCGTGCAGGACATTTTCAAGACGCTCCGCCGGCTCAACCGGGAAACCGGCCTTGCCATCCTCGTGGCTGAACAGAATTCCACAGTCGCACTCAAATATGCCGATCGGGCAACAATCCTCGAAAACGGTGTTGCCGTCTTAAGCGGCGCGGCAGACGAGCTTCGCGATAACGAGGACATCAAGAACTTCTATCTTGGCCAGAAGACCGTGTCGTTCGCGGCTCCTGCACCCGTTCGCCCTGCGCCTGCAGTTGCCATTTGAATCCATATCGAAAAGGAGAAGTCCATGACCATTTCCCAAGTCAACATCGACAATGCTGCTAGAGCGGTCCCGCCGGTTCCAAGGCTTGCTGAGCCCGCTCATGTTGTCGGCAGCGATGCCGAGGCAATAGCTGTCGCGCGGACATTGGCAGAGACATTCATAAAAGAGTCCGCACAGCGTGATCGCGAACGAATTTGGCCTGTTGCCGAACTTGATGCGTTCTCGCAGAGCGGGCTCTGGTCAATCAACGTTCCGAAAGAATTCGGTGGCCCGGAGGTTTCTTACGCGACACTTGCAAAGGTGATCGAAATCATTTCCGCTGCGGATTCCTCCATTGGTCAGATCGCTCAGAACCATCTTGGCGTTGTGGCAGCGATCCGTACCGTTTCGGATCCGGATCAGCAGAAGCTACTGTTTGCCGAAGTCCTGAAAGGTACGCGTTTCGGCAATGCCTTTTCTGAATTCGGGTCAAAGCGCGCGGCCGATTTTGAGACACGGTTCACCGATAAAGGCGACCATGTCATCGTCAACGGCCAGAAATTTTACTCTTCCGGTGCGCTTCTGGCGCACCTGGTTCCGATCGTCGCCCTCGATGACGAAGGCCGAGCCTGGTATGCGATAGCCGAACGCGATGCGCCAGGTCTGACTGTCATTGATGATTGGTCAAGCTTCGGTCAACGCACCACACTGTCCGGAACAGTGATCCTGGACAATGTCAAAGTACCGAAATCACATTTGGTGCCCGGCTACAAGGGCTACGACAAACCAACCGCCGATGGTGCCATTTTCCAGATTATTCAGGTGGCTGTCGATACGGGCATCGCCCAGGCGGCGATCGATGAAACGGTGAGCTTCGTGCGGACGAAAAGCCGTGCCTGGGTTGACAGCGGTGTGGATCATGCCTGGGAAGATCCCTATACGCTCCAGGCGGTGGGTGATCTCACTCTGCGTCTGCATGCAGCGCAGGCGATTCTCGAGAAGGCGGGCTATGCCATCGACCGCGCGGTGTTGAACCCGAATGCAGAAACGGTGGCCGAGGCCCAGATTGTCACGGCTGAGGCGAAGATACTGTCGACAGAAATCGCTATTGCCGCCACAAACAAGCTGTTCGAACTAGCGGGTACACGCTCAACCCTAGCCGAACACAATCTGGACAGGCATTGGCGCAATGCTCGGACCCATACCTTGCATGATCCGGTCCGCTGGAAATATGCGATCCTTGGAAATTATTTCCTTAACGGCGAAAAGCCTCCGCTTCACGCCTGGAGCTGAACGACGCCGTTCGACAGACTTTGCGGGAGCAAATTTTGAGGGCCGGAATGGCCCTCAATTCCTTTTCTGTGATGCTACCGATTTGTCCTGACGTGCTTCAAAGGCGCTTTCTTTTACACGTTCGGCAATGAATTCCGCGTACCGTGTGACTTCCGGGACGCCCATCAATTCACCGAAGGTACCACGCGCCAGCGGCCCGCCGATGAAGAGTTTGCGGGCGATCTCGCCCTTCTTGCCAATTGCTTGCCCGGTCTTCGCCGTATGAAGGCCAAGCCCGACAGGGTCAGAGGCGAGCAGGCCTTGATTGAACAGCGACCGAACCACCGGATTACTTTGGTCAATCGCGGCATGGGCAGGCCCAGTGGTGATGACAATGGCATCGAAGCCTCCGTTTTCAAGGCTCTGGGTATATCGGCGTCGATATGAGACTTTGAATCGCCTGCTCGCTTGGTGCGCTGAATGCAGTGAAGCTGCGACAATCTCAAGTGTGCCCTCACCCAAACGGCGATCAAGCACATCCTCCACTTGTGGAGCCACGCGAAAGCGGTGGACATCCCAAAGTGCCCTCAAATGCCGCACCAGCCGCCGTCGCTCGTCGGAAGGCAATGTGGCCCAGATCACCGGTGCCTGATCGCGCAGGGCATCAAGGACGGGGTGCCAGGCCAAGTCTTGGTTTTGCGCTCCTTTTAATACCTGACGCACTGTCTTCAATAAACTGGATGCGGTTTCGTCATTACCAAAACTGCCGAATGGCTCAGCGGCTTGTGTGGCGTGTCCACGAGAGCGATAACCGTGACGCGAGAGAGCGACGATGTCACCGCGATGCCCGTTTTTGTCGAGCGAGGCGATCGCGTCGGCGGCGGTAAGGCCTGTGCCAACGACAAGAACCGCATGATCCTGTTCGATTTCTTGAAGCGCATTCTCAGCATAGGGGTCGGCAATGAAGCGGGGCGAGCCAATCAAGGGTCGCAAGGCATTTGGGATGGAGGGGAGCGGGTGGGTGGTGGTGACGACAACAATGTCAGCGTCGACATTCTTTTCGTCGGTCAGGGCAATCGAGTATCGCTGGCCGACAGGTGTGATGTTCAATGCCGTTGAACGCTCGTGCCAAATACGGCCCGTCTCGAGGAAAGGCCCGACATGATTGTGAACATAGCGCCCGAATACCGAACGCTGCGGGAATTCATCTCCCCTGGTCGTCCGCGCCAGAACATCTCCGACACTGGTCACATCGTTTGCCAGCCATCGGGTGAAATGCTCTGGCTCAGCAGAGATCATCGTCATCTTGGCGGCGGGGACATTGATCCGGTGGGCCGGATCCTTGCTTGAATAGGCCAAACCACCGCCAAGCTGTTCCCTCGGTTCAATCACGACTATCTCGACATCGCTGCGCCGTGTCTGTGCCGCCAGATGATAGGCAATGGCGGTTCCGGAAAAACCGCCGCCGATGATCGCAACGACGACTGCTGTC
Proteins encoded in this region:
- a CDS encoding ABC transporter substrate-binding protein gives rise to the protein MTIFNKLKVAAIAAGLSLSIALPAAYADQQYFPLQSYRVGPYAAGGTGFFGGFIDYLNLINTRDGGVNGVKLTWSEGETQYEVERGVEVYERLKNNPGVAAWNPLSVGIAYAMIDRITKDKVPLITINHGRTDSTDGRVFPYVFPLLLNPYSETSGIVNYIASKEGGLENLKGKKIVVLYHGSPYGKETIPIYELLAKKYGFELQQIEVPHPGNEQQAQWLTIRRAKPDYVVLRGWGVMNPVALKSAAKVGFPVDHIVGNVWSNSEEDAIPAGDAAKGYTAITTQASGAEYPVVKEIVKTLYDNGKGNLEDKSRIGSVYHNLGIVNGILNVEAIRIAQEKFGKRTLTGDEVRWGFEHLQLDPARVEALGAKGLFHSINVTWDNHEGNGYVTFQQWDGKKWNVVSDWIAPDWALLRPIIEKSAEAYAAEKGIKLRTSEQAEAATN
- a CDS encoding ABC transporter ATP-binding protein, which gives rise to MADKDFLLAIDGVRATYKHAITALHGVSLTVGHGEIVALLGANGAGKTTTLKGISNLLPAERGQITAGSIKFDGSDVSAISPADLVRSGLVQVLEGRHCFRSLTVEENLITGGIGRSAKRAEIADDLENIYAYFPRLKEKRRTLSGLTSGGEQQMTAIGRALMSRPRLLVLDEPSMGLAPLIVQDIFKTLRRLNRETGLAILVAEQNSTVALKYADRATILENGVAVLSGAADELRDNEDIKNFYLGQKTVSFAAPAPVRPAPAVAI
- a CDS encoding SfnB family sulfur acquisition oxidoreductase, whose protein sequence is MTISQVNIDNAARAVPPVPRLAEPAHVVGSDAEAIAVARTLAETFIKESAQRDRERIWPVAELDAFSQSGLWSINVPKEFGGPEVSYATLAKVIEIISAADSSIGQIAQNHLGVVAAIRTVSDPDQQKLLFAEVLKGTRFGNAFSEFGSKRAADFETRFTDKGDHVIVNGQKFYSSGALLAHLVPIVALDDEGRAWYAIAERDAPGLTVIDDWSSFGQRTTLSGTVILDNVKVPKSHLVPGYKGYDKPTADGAIFQIIQVAVDTGIAQAAIDETVSFVRTKSRAWVDSGVDHAWEDPYTLQAVGDLTLRLHAAQAILEKAGYAIDRAVLNPNAETVAEAQIVTAEAKILSTEIAIAATNKLFELAGTRSTLAEHNLDRHWRNARTHTLHDPVRWKYAILGNYFLNGEKPPLHAWS
- a CDS encoding FAD/NAD(P)-binding protein; protein product: MTAVVVAIIGGGFSGTAIAYHLAAQTRRSDVEIVVIEPREQLGGGLAYSSKDPAHRINVPAAKMTMISAEPEHFTRWLANDVTSVGDVLARTTRGDEFPQRSVFGRYVHNHVGPFLETGRIWHERSTALNITPVGQRYSIALTDEKNVDADIVVVTTTHPLPSIPNALRPLIGSPRFIADPYAENALQEIEQDHAVLVVGTGLTAADAIASLDKNGHRGDIVALSRHGYRSRGHATQAAEPFGSFGNDETASSLLKTVRQVLKGAQNQDLAWHPVLDALRDQAPVIWATLPSDERRRLVRHLRALWDVHRFRVAPQVEDVLDRRLGEGTLEIVAASLHSAHQASRRFKVSYRRRYTQSLENGGFDAIVITTGPAHAAIDQSNPVVRSLFNQGLLASDPVGLGLHTAKTGQAIGKKGEIARKLFIGGPLARGTFGELMGVPEVTRYAEFIAERVKESAFEARQDKSVASQKRN